In one window of Arctopsyche grandis isolate Sample6627 chromosome 6, ASM5162203v2, whole genome shotgun sequence DNA:
- the LOC143913475 gene encoding uncharacterized protein LOC143913475, whose amino-acid sequence MECRLCLCSAPAESFVSIHDDPHPPRLVQRIWACCQLRVRKGDLLPDMICLSCVNNLELLDSFRSACFQNDTTSRVKLDKYLKVKPEEVLLKDLIWEDELSADLQPNTSSSPDDGETPGRKITSRDNMAAIIDTNRHILEEELPLRKALDKICSTHSELERIIDFQDKLFTHKKNLVTQKNTFTQLSAHMKIHNGIKPYKCDICSKTYTTKRSLSEHINTHSGLKPHKCYICLKSFISKSHLRGHMRIHTRVRPYKCEICLKSFLTKSVLGAHMSSHTGVKPHKCDICSKTYTRKRSLSEHMKIHIGEKPYKCDICSKSFFSKSNLRSHMVTHTKVKPHKCDICSKSFFAKSQLSSHMNIHNGVKPHKCDICSKSFFTKSRLSSHMGIHSGVKPHKCHICSKSYTTKQSLSAHIYIHSEVKSHKCEICLKSFFSKSNLRSHIAIHTGVKPHKCDICSKTFFAKYLLCEHMGIHTGVKLHKCDICSKSFFTKPSLRSHMVIHNGVKSHKCHICLKSFLRKSEISAHMGIHTRIKPHKCDICSKTFTTKRFLIEHINTHIGVKPHKCNICSKLFFTKYLLIAHMRIHAGAEPYKCDICSKTFFKKYLLSAHMGIHTGVKPYKCHICSKAYAAKRYLSAHINIHSKVKSYKCDICLKSFLRKYLLIAHMGIHTGVKPHTYDICSKSYISKQNLSAHPSAD is encoded by the exons atggagtgcagactttgtctgTGCTCTGCTCCAGCAGAGTCCTTTGTCTCCATACATGACGATCCTCATCCACCGCGTTTGGTGCAACGCATTTGGgcctgctgtcagctgcgg GTTAGGAAAGGTGACCTTCTGCCGGATATGATTTGCCTTTCCTGTGTTAACAACCTGGAATTGCTCGACAGCTTCCGAAGTGCTTGTTTTCAGAATGACACAACGTCGAGGGTAAAATTAGACAAGTATTTGAAAGTCAAGCCGGAGGAAGTTTTGCTgaaagatttaatatgggaagatgAGTTGAGTGCTGATTTGCAACCCAACACTTCTAGTTCACCAGACGATGGCGAG ACCCCTGGAAGAAAAATTACTTCGAGAGACAATATGGCAGCAATAATCGATACCAATAGACACATTCTAGAGGAAGAATTACCATTACGAAAAGCTTTAGATAAGATATGCTCTACACATTCTGAATTGGAGCGTATAATAGATTTCCAAGACAAATTGTTTactcataaaaaaaatcttgtgacACAGAAAAACACATTCACCCAGCTCAGTGCacatatgaaaatacataatgGGATAAAGCCTTataagtgtgacatttgttctaAAACATATACTACAAAACGATCTCTTAGTGAACATATAAATACTCATAGTGGactaaagccacacaaatgttatatttgtttaaaatcatttatttcgaAATCTCACCTCAGAGGACACATGAGAATACATACCCGGGTGCggccatacaaatgtgagatttgtttaaaatcattccttaCAAAATCTGTACTCGGTGCACATATGAGTagtcatactggggtaaagccacacaaatgtgacatttgttctaAGACATATACGAGGAAACGGTCGCTTAGTGAAcatatgaaaattcatattggggaaaagccatataaatgtgacatttgttcaaaatcattctttTCCAAATCAAACCTTCGTTCACACATGGTTACTCATACTaaggtaaagccacacaaatgtgatatttgttcaaaatcattctttGCAAAATCACAACTTAGttcacatatgaatattcataatggggtaaagccacacaaatgtgatatttgttcaaaatcattctttACAAAATCAAGACTTAGttcacatatgggtattcatagtggggtaaagccacataaatgtcacatttgttcaaaatcatatacTACGAAACAAtctcttagtgcacatatatatattcatagtgAGGTAAAATcacacaagtgtgaaatttgtttaaaatcattctttTCCAAATCGAACCTTCGTTCACATATCgctattcatactggggtaaagccacacaaatgtgacatttgttcaaaaacattcttTGCAAAATATCTACTCTGtgaacatatgggtattcatactggggtaaagctacacaaatgtgacatttgctcaAAATCATTCTTCACAAAACCAAGCCTTCGTTCACATATGGTTATTCATAATGGggtaaagtcacacaaatgtcacatttgtttaaaatcattccttagaaaatCTGAAATCAgtgcacatatgggtattcatactcggataaagccacacaaatgtgacatttgttcaaaaacatttactacaaAACGATTTCTTATTGAACATATCAATACTCATATtggggtaaaaccacacaaatgtaacatttgttcaaaattattttttacaaaatatctaCTCATTGCACATATGCGTATTCATGCTGGGGCagagccatacaaatgtgacatttgttcaaaaacattctttaaaaaatatctactcagtgcacatatgggtattcatactggggtaaagccatacaaatgtcaTATTTGTTCAAAAGCATATGCTGCAAAACGatatcttagtgcacatatcaATATTCATAGTAAGGTAAagtcatacaaatgtgacatttgtttaaaatcattccttagaaaatATCTACTCATtgcacatatgggtattcatactggggtaaagccacacacatatgacatttgttcaaaatcatatatTTCGAAACAAAATCTTAGTGCACATCCATCGGCGGATTAA
- the LOC143913800 gene encoding uncharacterized protein LOC143913800, whose translation MECRLCLCSAPAESFVSIHDDPHRPGLAQRIWTCCQLPIRKGDHLPDMICLSCVNNLESLDSFRIVCFQNDTTSRVKLDRYLKVKPEEVWLEDYIWEDLPLNISRSPDEGETPGRKITSRDNMAAIMDTNRHILAEELPLRKALDKSCSTHSELDHKIDFQDNSFSNKRNLVTQKNTFTSKPQLSAHMNIHNEVKPYKCDICSKTYTSKQSLNEHINTHKGLKPNKCNICLKSFNSKSHLRRHKRIHTGVRPHKCDICLKSFLRKSHLSEHLRTHTGVRPHKCEICLKTYTTKQSLIEHTKIHTGVNLHKCDICSKTYNTKRSFIEHFNIHTGVNLYKCDICSKTYTTKRSLIEHISIHTGVKPHKCTICLKNYSLKRSLIVHTKIHSGVKPHKCHICLKSFLRKFDFSKHMSIHTGVKPYKCEICLKSFLRKSNINSHMGIHTGVKSHKCDICLKTYITKRSLIEHTYIHTGVNLLKCEFCSKTYSTKQSLIEHTKIHTGVNLFKCDICSKTYTTKRSLIEHISSHTGVKPHKCTICSKTYSLKRSLIVHTKIHSGVKPHKCHICLKSFLRKFDFSKHMSIHTGLKSHRCHICSKTYTKKYSLIEHINSHTGVKPHKCHICSKTYTTKRSLIEHIRIHTRENENENDKVQRVGMGVWDNSISVKFSTCAYENLWGRARIQTGFWADRSGELSIVGCDNSQIFPCGYRFRATFPVTILEHSVYLVHLGTFVTNLTHKHTD comes from the exons atggagtgcagactttgtctctgCTCTGCTCCAGCAGAGTCCTTTGTCTCCATCCATGATGACCCTCATCGACCGGGATTGGCGCAACgtatttggacctgctgtcagctgcCG ATTCGGAAAGGGGACCATCTGCCAGATATGATATGCCTCTCGTGTGTCAACAATTTGGAATCGCTCGACAGCTTTCGAATCGTTTGCTTTCAGAACGACACAACGTCGAGGGTGAAATTAGACAGGTATTTGAAAGTCAAGCCGGAGGAAGTTTGGCTGGAAGATTATATATGGGAAGATTTGCCACTCAACATTTCTCGTTCACCAGACGAAGGCGAA ACCCCTGGAAGAAAAATTACTTCGAGGGACAATATGGCAGCAATAATGGATACCAATAGACACATTCTAGCGGAAGAATTACCATTACGAAAAGCTTTAGATAAGAGTTGCTCTACACATTCTGAATTGGACCATAAAATAGATTTCCAAGACAACTCGTTTTCTAATAAACGCAATCTTGTGACACAGAAAAACACATTCACGTCAAAACCCCAGCTCAGTGCACATATGAACATTCATAATGAGGTAAAGCCTTataagtgtgacatttgttcaaaaacatatacTTCAAAACAATCTCTTAATgaacatataaatacacataaaggGCTAAAGCcaaacaaatgtaacatttgtctaaaatcatttaattcgaAATCTCACCTCCGTAGACACAAGAGAATACATACTGGGGTgaggccacacaaatgtgatatttgcttaaaatcattccttagaaaatCTCACCTCAGTGAACATCTGAGAACACATACTGGGGTaaggccacacaaatgtgagatttgtttaaaaacatATACTACAAAACAATCTCTTATTGAACATACTaaaattcatactggggtaaatctacacaaatgtgacatttgttcgaaaacatataatacaaaacgaTCTTTTATTgaacattttaatattcatactggggtaaatctatacaaatgtgacatttgttcaaaaacatatacTACAAAACGATCTCTTATTGAACATAttagtattcatactggggtaaagccacacaaatgtaccATTTGTTTAAAAAACTATTCTTTGAAACGATCTCTTATTGTACATACCAagattcatagtggggtaaagccacacaaatgtcacatttgtttaaaatcattccttagaaaatttgatttcagtaaacatatgagtattcatactggggtaaagccatataaatgtgagatttgtttaaaatcattccttagaaaatCCAATATCAAttcacatatgggtattcatactggggtgaagtcacacaaatgtgacatttgtttaaaaacatatattacaaaacGATCTCTTATTGAACATACTTATATTCACACTGGGGTAAATCTACTCAAATgtgaattttgttcaaaaacatattcTACAAAACAATCTCTTATTGAACATACTaaaattcatactggggtaaatctattcaaatgtgacatttgttcaaaaacatatacTACAAAACGATCTCTTATTGAACATATTAGTagtcatactggggtaaagccacacaaatgtaccatttgttcaaaaacctattcttTGAAACGATCTCTTATTGTACATACCAagattcatagtggggtaaagccacacaaatgtcacatttgtttaaaatcattccttagaaaatttgatttcagtaaacatatgagtattcatactgggttaaAGTCACACAGATGTCACATTTGTTCGAAAACATATACTAAAAAATATTCTCTTATTGAACATATTAATTCTCATACcggggtaaaaccacacaaatgtcacatttgttcaaaaacatatacTACAAAACGATCTCTTATTGAACATATTAGAATTCATACTCGG gagaacgagaacgagaacgataAAGTGCAACGG GTGGGGATGGGCGTTTGGGACAATAGTATTTCAGTCAAATTTTCTACCTGCGCGTACGAGAATTTGTGGGGACGGGCGAGAATTCAAACCGGTTTCTGGGCGGATCGCAGTGGCGAATTGTCCATAGTGGGTTGCGACAATAGCCAAATTTTCCCGTGCGGGTACCGCTTTCGAGCAACCTTTCCGGTCACCATTTTAGAACATTCGGTATATTTAGTACATTTAGGTACATTCGTTACCAACTTGACGCATAAACACACTGACTAG
- the LOC143913554 gene encoding uncharacterized protein LOC143913554 isoform X2, with protein sequence MECRLCLCSDPTVSIHDNPHPLAQRIRTCCRLLLTRGDGLPDAICLSCINTLELFSNFRDDCLRSSETSKLTSKGCLNVKTEEVLLEDLKWEDESPNICNDWQSSAIEIGDSNQNIHLLENNTSLIHAGKVFTLDDCGAVDVGIPSEVSTLPIIYQCNICLKSFPQKCYLDRHTKLHTVENPYKCDICLKSFTLKSIYKHLKSHSGQRPNDSTLAA encoded by the exons atggagtgcaggctttgtctttgTTCTGATCCGACTGTCTCCATCCACGACAATCCTCATCCACTGGCACAACGCATTAGGACCTGTTGCCGGCTGCTG TTGACAAGAGGTGACGGGTTACCAGATGCGATATGCCTTTCGTGTATCAATACTCTGGAATTGTTCAGCAATTTTCGAGACGATTGTCTACGAAGCAGCGAAACGTCGAAGCTGACGTCGAAAGGGTGTTTGAATGTGAAGACGGAAGAAGTTTTACTGGAAGATTTAAAATGGGAGGATGAATCACCGAATATTTGTAATGACTGGCAATCTAGTGCCATAGAAATAGGCGATTCCAATCAAAATATCCATTTgttggaaaataatacatctctG ATACACGCAGGAAAGGTCTTCACTTTGGATGATTGCGGGGCAGTTGATGTTGGAATTCCATCCGAAGTGTCTACATTACCGATTATTTaccaatgtaatatttgtttaaaatcatttcctcAAAAATGTTATCTTGATAGACACACGAAACTTCACACGGTGGAAAATccgtacaaatgtgatatttgcttgaAATCATTTACTCTGAAAAGTATTTATAAACACCTGAAGTCTCATAGCGGACAGAGGCCTAATGA ctccacgctcgcagcataa
- the LOC143913531 gene encoding uncharacterized protein LOC143913531 isoform X2, protein MECRLCLCSAPAGSFVSIHDDPHPPRLAQRIWTCCRLRVSYNDTTSRVKLDKHLKVKPEEVLVEDLIWEDESSADLPPNISLLPDDGETTGGKITSTQLNVPLNISHSPDNGETPGRKITSRDNMAAIMDTNRHIPGEELPLRKALDKIWSTDSELDHKIDFQDNLFTNKHNLVTQKNLSTSKPQLSAHMKIHNGVKPHKCDICSKRYTTKQHLSAHMNIHSGLKPHKCEICSKSFVSKSELNKHILIHSEVNSHKCDICSKSFNRKYSLNLHMRIHSGVKPYKCDICSKSFLRKGEVSTHMRIHSGVKPHKCDICSKSFFGKYILNAHMGIHTGVKPHKCDICSKTYTTKQSLSAHIYIHSGVKSHKCEICSKSFLRKCELSSHMSIHSGVRPYKCDICSKSFFGKYLLSAHMGIHTGVKLHKCDICSKTYTTKQSLSAHMYIHSGVKPYNCDICLKSFLRKHLLIAHMNIHTWVKPQE, encoded by the exons atggagtgcagactttgtctctgctctgctccagcagggtccttcgtctccatccatgacgaccctcatccaccGCGTTTGGCGCAACgtatttggacctgctgtcggCTGCGGGTTAGTTAC AATGACACAACGTCGAGGGTGAAATTAGACAAGCATTTGAAAGTCAAGCCGGAGGAAGTTTTggtggaagatttaatatgggaagatgAGTCGAGTGCTGATTTGCCACCCAACATTTCTCTTTTACCAGACGATGGCGAG ACCACTGGAGGAAAAATTACTTCGACTCAACTCAATGTGCCACTCAACATTTCTCATTCTCCAGACAATGGCGAA ACCCCTGGAAGAAAAATTACTTCAAGAGATAATATGGCAGCAATAATGGATACCAATAGACACATTCCAGGCGAAGAATTACCATTACGAAAAGCTTTAGATAAGATTTGGTCTACTGATTCTGAATTGGACCATAAAATAGATTTCCAAGACAACTTGTTTACTAATAAACACAATCTTGTGACACAGAAAAACTTATCCACGTCAAAACCCCAGCTCAGTGCTCACATGAAAATTCATAATGGGGTAAAACCTCacaagtgtgatatttgttcaaaaagatATACTACTAAACAacatcttagtgcacatatgaatattcatagtgggttaaagccacacaaatgcgaaatttgttcaaaatcattcgttTCAAAATCTGAGCTTAATAAACATATACTGATTCATAGTGAGGTAAattcacacaaatgtgacatttgttcgaaATCATTTAACAGGAAATATAGTCTAAATTTACATATGCggattcatagtggggtaaaaccatacaaatgtgatatttgttcaaaatcattccttagaaaaGGTGAAGTCAGTACACATATGAGAATTCATAgcggggtaaagccacacaaatgtgatatttgttcaaaatcattttttggaaaatatatacttaatgcacatatgggtattcatactggggtaaagccacacaaatgtgacatttgttcaaaaacatatacTACGAAACAATCTCTTAGTGCACATATCtatattcatagtggggtaaaatcacacaaatgtgaaatttgttcaaaatcattccttagaaaatGTGAACTCAGTTCACATATGAGCATTCATAGCGGGGTAaggccatacaaatgtgacatttgttcaaaatcattctttGGAAAATACCTACTCAgtgcacatatgggtattcatactggggtaaagctacataaatgtgacatttgttcaaaaacatatacTACGAAACAATctcttagtgcacatatgtatattcatagtggggtaaagccatacaattgtgacatttgtttaaaatcattccttagaaaaCATCTACTCATTGCACACATGAATATTCATACTTGGGTAAAGCCACAAGAATAG
- the LOC143913554 gene encoding uncharacterized protein LOC143913554 isoform X1 — MECRLCLCSDPTVSIHDNPHPLAQRIRTCCRLLLTRGDGLPDAICLSCINTLELFSNFRDDCLRSSETSKLTSKGCLNVKTEEVLLEDLKWEDESPNICNDWQSSAIEIGDSNQNIHLLENNTSLIHAGKVFTLDDCGAVDVGIPSEVSTLPIIYQCNICLKSFPQKCYLDRHTKLHTVENPYKCDICLKSFTLKSIYKHLKSHSGQRPNECNICSKSFSQKSKLVLHMTTHTGERSHKCDICLKSFTQSGSLHIHMRSHTGEKPYKCNVCLKSFTQNNCLITHMRTHTGEKPYKCNICLKSFAVKSYLGIHMKLHMGEKPYKCDICLKSFTHKNRLDTHMRSHTKQLKPYK; from the exons atggagtgcaggctttgtctttgTTCTGATCCGACTGTCTCCATCCACGACAATCCTCATCCACTGGCACAACGCATTAGGACCTGTTGCCGGCTGCTG TTGACAAGAGGTGACGGGTTACCAGATGCGATATGCCTTTCGTGTATCAATACTCTGGAATTGTTCAGCAATTTTCGAGACGATTGTCTACGAAGCAGCGAAACGTCGAAGCTGACGTCGAAAGGGTGTTTGAATGTGAAGACGGAAGAAGTTTTACTGGAAGATTTAAAATGGGAGGATGAATCACCGAATATTTGTAATGACTGGCAATCTAGTGCCATAGAAATAGGCGATTCCAATCAAAATATCCATTTgttggaaaataatacatctctG ATACACGCAGGAAAGGTCTTCACTTTGGATGATTGCGGGGCAGTTGATGTTGGAATTCCATCCGAAGTGTCTACATTACCGATTATTTaccaatgtaatatttgtttaaaatcatttcctcAAAAATGTTATCTTGATAGACACACGAAACTTCACACGGTGGAAAATccgtacaaatgtgatatttgcttgaAATCATTTACTCTGAAAAGTATTTATAAACACCTGAAGTCTCATAGCGGACAGAGGCCTAATGAGtgtaatatttgttcaaaatctttttCGCAAAAAAGTAAACTTGTTTTACACATGACGACTCACACTGGGGAAaggtcacacaaatgtgacatctgtttaaaatcatttactcaaagtGGCAGTCTTCATATACACATGaggtctcacacgggggaaaagccatacaaatgtaacgtttgtttaaaatcattcactcaAAACAATTGTCTTATTACACAcatgagaactcacacgggggaaaagccttataaatgtaatatttgtttgaaatcatttgctGTGAAAAGTTATCTGGGTATACACATGAAATTGCATATGGGGGAAAAGccgtacaaatgtgatatttgcttgaAATCGTTTACTCATAAAAATCGTCTTGATACAcacatgagatctcacacgaAACAATTAAAGCCGTACAAATGA
- the LOC143913531 gene encoding uncharacterized protein LOC143913531 isoform X1: MECRLCLCSAPAGSFVSIHDDPHPPRLAQRIWTCCRLRVRKGDLLPDMICLSCVNNLELLDSFRNVCFQNDTTSRVKLDKHLKVKPEEVLVEDLIWEDESSADLPPNISLLPDDGETTGGKITSTQLNVPLNISHSPDNGETPGRKITSRDNMAAIMDTNRHIPGEELPLRKALDKIWSTDSELDHKIDFQDNLFTNKHNLVTQKNLSTSKPQLSAHMKIHNGVKPHKCDICSKRYTTKQHLSAHMNIHSGLKPHKCEICSKSFVSKSELNKHILIHSEVNSHKCDICSKSFNRKYSLNLHMRIHSGVKPYKCDICSKSFLRKGEVSTHMRIHSGVKPHKCDICSKSFFGKYILNAHMGIHTGVKPHKCDICSKTYTTKQSLSAHIYIHSGVKSHKCEICSKSFLRKCELSSHMSIHSGVRPYKCDICSKSFFGKYLLSAHMGIHTGVKLHKCDICSKTYTTKQSLSAHMYIHSGVKPYNCDICLKSFLRKHLLIAHMNIHTWVKPQE, translated from the exons atggagtgcagactttgtctctgctctgctccagcagggtccttcgtctccatccatgacgaccctcatccaccGCGTTTGGCGCAACgtatttggacctgctgtcggCTGCGG GTTAGGAAAGGTGATCTTCTGCCAGATATGATATGCCTTTCCTGTGTCAACAACCTTGAATTGCTCGACAGCTTTCGAAACGTTTGTTTTCAGAATGACACAACGTCGAGGGTGAAATTAGACAAGCATTTGAAAGTCAAGCCGGAGGAAGTTTTggtggaagatttaatatgggaagatgAGTCGAGTGCTGATTTGCCACCCAACATTTCTCTTTTACCAGACGATGGCGAG ACCACTGGAGGAAAAATTACTTCGACTCAACTCAATGTGCCACTCAACATTTCTCATTCTCCAGACAATGGCGAA ACCCCTGGAAGAAAAATTACTTCAAGAGATAATATGGCAGCAATAATGGATACCAATAGACACATTCCAGGCGAAGAATTACCATTACGAAAAGCTTTAGATAAGATTTGGTCTACTGATTCTGAATTGGACCATAAAATAGATTTCCAAGACAACTTGTTTACTAATAAACACAATCTTGTGACACAGAAAAACTTATCCACGTCAAAACCCCAGCTCAGTGCTCACATGAAAATTCATAATGGGGTAAAACCTCacaagtgtgatatttgttcaaaaagatATACTACTAAACAacatcttagtgcacatatgaatattcatagtgggttaaagccacacaaatgcgaaatttgttcaaaatcattcgttTCAAAATCTGAGCTTAATAAACATATACTGATTCATAGTGAGGTAAattcacacaaatgtgacatttgttcgaaATCATTTAACAGGAAATATAGTCTAAATTTACATATGCggattcatagtggggtaaaaccatacaaatgtgatatttgttcaaaatcattccttagaaaaGGTGAAGTCAGTACACATATGAGAATTCATAgcggggtaaagccacacaaatgtgatatttgttcaaaatcattttttggaaaatatatacttaatgcacatatgggtattcatactggggtaaagccacacaaatgtgacatttgttcaaaaacatatacTACGAAACAATCTCTTAGTGCACATATCtatattcatagtggggtaaaatcacacaaatgtgaaatttgttcaaaatcattccttagaaaatGTGAACTCAGTTCACATATGAGCATTCATAGCGGGGTAaggccatacaaatgtgacatttgttcaaaatcattctttGGAAAATACCTACTCAgtgcacatatgggtattcatactggggtaaagctacataaatgtgacatttgttcaaaaacatatacTACGAAACAATctcttagtgcacatatgtatattcatagtggggtaaagccatacaattgtgacatttgtttaaaatcattccttagaaaaCATCTACTCATTGCACACATGAATATTCATACTTGGGTAAAGCCACAAGAATAG